Part of the Pseudobdellovibrionaceae bacterium genome is shown below.
AGGCACAAAAGTGGCCATGCCGTTGGCCGAGTCCGTTGAGCTATCTAGCAAGACCAGCGTTTTTTGAGGGGCTTCCTTGAATATAGGCAAAAGCCGCGTGCGAGCGACCTCGGAAGCCACGGCGTATTCGCGAGCGGCCTCAGGATAGCGCTGGTCGTAAATGATTTGAAAATGGTCTGTTTCTAATACTTCCCATTTAATACGAGGGTCGCTGGCCTGTGCAAATGGATACGACAAAACACACGCCAGCCCAAAAAGAAGGCCTAAATAGCGCATCACTGAGACTTGCGATGTGTTTTGGCTTTAGTTCCAGAATGGTTTTTCCAGTTAAACTCTTCGCCGGCAATATAGCGGTTTTTCCAGTTCTCCCAAGTTTGTTTGCCCAGCTCGTGTCGAACCTGCCCATCTTTGTCGAAAATCTTCGGGCTCTTGCCAAAAATAAAATCCAAAACTTTACTCATGGATGTACCGCCTTGTTAGTTGCTCCAGTTAGTGATTTCTAATGATTGGCTCTGGGGACTCACCCCCGTGAGAGTGCCCACGGGCTCAGGATAGCTGTATCGATTGTTGTTGTCCGTGTCCACAAAGGCACAAAGCGTATAGGTATCATTGGGAAGAAATCCAATATCCTGCCCCTCGCTCTGCCACTCAGTGGGGCCAATTTCGCCAATAAGAACTGAGGAAGAAGGTGAAAAAGAAGTGGTGGTTCCCCAGGCTGAAAACACATCGTCCATAATAAACAATGACTCAAGTTGCAAAAATACACTTTCGCAATCAGCAGAGGCGTGTCCATGCCAGCCCACATAGACTTTTAATGTGGGGTTGCTCACGGGGTCACAATCATTGTTTTGACTGATGTCGCATTGAAAATACACGGCCGGAAGTGCCACCAGTGACGAAGATCCACCTGAGGCGCCATCAAAACAACCTGTGAGAGTGAAAACGGAAAATAAAAACAGCCAATGAATGAGTTTCATTGGCTTTAGGTTTACCGAGAAATGGCTAAGGCGTCACCCAGTATCTTCGCCTGAGGTGACGCCGGACTCAGTTGACAGTCTGAGTTATCGACGACCGCCATGGCCGCCACGGCCATCGCGTCCACCTCGGCCAGGTCCGCGGCCTCGATCATCGCGGTCACGATCCCAGCGATTGGGGACATCAATAAACAAAGTGACACTATCTACTTTAATGTTACCAACAAGATCAATTTGCCAGGGCCCCGTGCGCCACTGGTCCCAGTTACGTAAGAAAACGGTGTCATAACTCCAGCGACTATTGTCGTAATAGTTGCCCTTATTGTCGATGGTAGCCCAGGATTGATCATTGTGGCCCACAGTCAATGTGGCACGGCCATGACCCATTCGACTTTTTGCAACAAGGCGAACAGATTCAAGCTTAGCCGAACCGTTTTTGATCATATCAATGAGGCGATGGCGATAGCCATGTTGTTGCTCGGCTTTGGCTTTTAAAAATAAGACATCAGGTCTATACGGACCAGCTTGAAATTCTTGTCCGCGGTAATCCAACTCAAGAGTTTCAATGTCGGCCTGCGCCGTAGCAGCAGCTAAACTGACCACTAAAGATGCGGCCATGCAAAAGCGAGATAGTGTAGACGTTCTTTGTAACATAAGAGTTCCCCTCGTTTATGTGGTTGAAGTGACAAATTGCTTGTCGAAGAACTCATTGAGCACGGATTGTGCCAAGGCGAGGAGTTGATATTTTTAATTTCAAGCTAAGACTGGGGTCAAAGCGACACAGAACAAAAGGGTTTCGGTTAATAGTAGGGACAGAAGGTGACCGAAAATATCTTTCGGTCACATTCCTAAATGTTCACACATGAATCAATAATCAAAGCGGCTTGAGCATCATCGGGGAGTTCGCCTCGCTTTTGCACAAAAAGATCAATTCGGCGATCAAAGCATTCTTCAGAAGCGGTAGAGCGGGCTGCATTTTTATTGGGGCCATCTGTTTTAATGGTACCAATATCACCGGCTTGATATTGAAAGGTGGCTGTTTCAGAGGCCGCAGCAACGCCAATATGGCCTATAAGGATAAATATGATAGCGGCAAATAGGGCTGCAAAAAGTTTCATTTCTCCCTCCCGGAGTATTGTTTAACCAGGTAAAGAGCAAATAAAGAGCCAGTGCCACTTTGAAGGGTTCACGTAAGTTGCGGAAAACATTACGAAAATAGATGCTTGGTCAGGGGAGAGGTCATTTAGAAGGGGCCTTCAGCTCAAAAGGCCCCAATTCGTCACAGGGGTGTTCAGCCTTAAAACAGGCCCCGGCCTCTCTCTTTTTTTGTCGATCTAGGAGTGAGCTAAAATGTATCTGTGGTTGAGATCCCCCATTTTCTGGAGGATTTTCAGGGCGACGTATTGCATATCCTTATACCCATAGGCCTAGCGCTTATTATCAGGTGTAGCCCTTTAACAAGAAATTCCAATACATAAACGGAATAAAATGCCGTTTCAGTTGGTACATGCTCCAGCGTTCTTTGGCCTGGTTGAATGGAAAGGTTTCCATCACTTCACCGTCGTAGCCAAACTCAGCCAAAATGCAACGGCTTCGGCTAGTGATTAGGGGGCATGAGGCATAGCCATCATATTTGGCTGTGGGCTCAAGGCCATCAACCACCCGCATAAGGTTATCAAAAGCTACGGGGGCCTGACTGCGAATGGCAGCTCCGGTGCGCGAAGTGGGGAGGCTACTGGCATCGCCTAAGCAAAAGATATTTTTGAATCGTGGGTGTTGAAGTGTGTATTTGTCGGCTTCGGCCCAGCCGCCTTCTTTGGCAGCGATGGGACTGTTTTTAATAAAGTCGGGCGGGCCCATGGGAGGTGTGACATGAAGCATGTCATAATCCATGGTCACAAGTTCTCCGGTGTCGAGATTTTTAAATGTAGCCTTCTTGTTGGGGCCGTCCACTTTTACAAGATCGTGTTTAAACAAGGTTTTAATATCTCGTGAATCTACTACTTTTTCTAAAGCCTCACGATATTTGGGCACGCCGAAGATAGCGCCGCCGGCCGAG
Proteins encoded:
- a CDS encoding NAD(P)/FAD-dependent oxidoreductase, whose translation is MGTVKRQFVIIGAGTGGITVCAMIARRMGGDKIAIIEPSEKHYYQPLWTLVSGGIVEREKSVRDQADYIPDNVEWVKDRVTEFFPDDNYVMTAGGTRVEYDYLIVAPGLQINWNLVEGLSETLGKNGVCSNYAFESVNYTWELEKNFKGGRAIFTMPSTPVKCAGAPQKVMYLAEEYFRMSGVRDKSEVMFVSAGGAIFGVPKYREALEKVVDSRDIKTLFKHDLVKVDGPNKKATFKNLDTGELVTMDYDMLHVTPPMGPPDFIKNSPIAAKEGGWAEADKYTLQHPRFKNIFCLGDASSLPTSRTGAAIRSQAPVAFDNLMRVVDGLEPTAKYDGYASCPLITSRSRCILAEFGYDGEVMETFPFNQAKERWSMYQLKRHFIPFMYWNFLLKGYT